In the Actinomycetota bacterium genome, one interval contains:
- a CDS encoding competence/damage-inducible protein A encodes MNAEIVGIGTELLLGQIANTNAQYISDALARIGVDVYFHVVVGDNHGRICDTLRTALGRSDVVIVTGGLGPTPDDITREAVAEVTGRPLVRDLRLVSLVESIFQKLGRDMPEANLRQADLPEGAAPIEPEGTAPGFRVEHDRSLLFALPGVPWEMKAMLTKTVLPELTERAGSGTIATREVIVVGLGESRTHELIADLVDSQTNPTIAYRAASGAVRVRLTAKAADDSTAVGLMRPVEDDIRARLGVHALPPDAASLGEAIGVMLRERGATVAGAESLTGGWLGAELMATSGAGDYFLGSVVCYSNEAKRDLAGVPEAILAGPGAVSEEAAAALAQGAAQRFGADLGLAATGVAGPSEQEGKPVGTLFVAATFGGRTEVRHVQAYGDRDHIRAFAVTSALDLGRRLLQEQ; translated from the coding sequence TTGAACGCTGAGATCGTCGGCATCGGCACCGAGCTGCTTCTCGGGCAGATCGCGAACACGAACGCGCAGTACATCTCCGACGCGCTGGCGCGGATCGGTGTCGACGTCTACTTCCACGTCGTGGTCGGCGACAACCACGGCCGGATCTGCGACACCTTGCGCACGGCGCTGGGACGGTCGGACGTGGTGATCGTGACCGGCGGCCTGGGCCCAACTCCTGACGACATCACCCGAGAGGCCGTTGCCGAGGTGACCGGAAGACCTCTGGTTCGCGACCTTCGTCTGGTCTCGCTCGTCGAGTCGATCTTCCAGAAGCTTGGCCGCGATATGCCCGAGGCCAACCTGAGGCAGGCGGACCTGCCGGAAGGGGCTGCCCCGATCGAGCCCGAGGGGACCGCTCCCGGCTTCCGGGTCGAGCACGACCGATCCTTGCTGTTCGCCCTGCCGGGCGTCCCGTGGGAGATGAAGGCGATGCTCACGAAGACGGTCCTACCGGAGCTCACCGAGCGTGCTGGGAGCGGGACGATCGCCACCAGGGAGGTCATCGTCGTCGGGCTCGGCGAGTCGCGCACGCACGAGTTGATCGCGGATCTGGTGGACTCACAGACGAACCCGACGATCGCCTACCGCGCCGCGTCGGGAGCGGTCCGAGTGAGGCTTACTGCGAAGGCCGCCGATGATTCCACCGCGGTTGGGCTGATGCGGCCGGTCGAAGACGACATCCGTGCCCGCCTCGGCGTGCACGCTCTGCCGCCGGACGCAGCCTCTCTCGGCGAAGCGATCGGGGTGATGCTGCGGGAACGGGGAGCTACGGTTGCCGGCGCCGAGTCGCTCACCGGCGGATGGCTGGGCGCCGAGCTGATGGCCACGTCCGGAGCGGGGGACTACTTCCTGGGTTCGGTCGTCTGTTACTCGAACGAGGCGAAGCGCGATCTGGCAGGTGTCCCGGAGGCGATCTTGGCCGGTCCCGGCGCGGTCAGCGAAGAAGCCGCGGCCGCGTTGGCGCAGGGAGCGGCGCAGCGCTTCGGGGCAGACCTGGGTTTGGCCGCGACCGGCGTGGCAGGTCCCTCGGAGCAAGAGGGCAAGCCCGTTGGAACCCTCTTTGTCGCCGCCACCTTCGGCGGTCGGACCGAGGTGCGCCACGTCCAGGCGTACGGCGACCGCGATCACATCCGGGCGTTCGCGGTCACCTCGGCTCTCGACCTGGGCCGCCGTCTGCTCCAGGAGCAGTGA
- the pgsA gene encoding CDP-diacylglycerol--glycerol-3-phosphate 3-phosphatidyltransferase — protein sequence MNLPNAITIARIALVPLFLVVAYSRSRGGALAAFVVFLVASLSDLLDGYLARRSSIVTRTGEFLDPLADKLLVGAALVALVATRGFPLWAASVIAAREVTIQLLRTRIVKAGGTLPASRFAKVKTLLQICMVSWWLLPWGEISVVHWVWLGATLVATVLSGAEYFARRPRREVAVER from the coding sequence GTGAACCTGCCCAACGCGATCACGATCGCCCGGATCGCGTTGGTCCCTCTGTTCTTGGTGGTCGCTTACAGCCGATCCCGTGGGGGAGCCCTGGCGGCGTTCGTCGTGTTCCTGGTCGCGTCGCTGTCCGACCTCCTGGATGGCTACCTCGCGCGGAGGTCGTCGATCGTGACCCGGACGGGAGAGTTCCTCGATCCGTTGGCCGACAAGCTACTGGTGGGCGCGGCCCTTGTGGCTCTCGTCGCCACCCGGGGGTTCCCGTTGTGGGCCGCATCGGTCATCGCCGCGAGAGAGGTGACGATCCAGCTGCTCCGCACGCGGATCGTGAAGGCAGGGGGCACCTTGCCCGCGAGCCGCTTCGCGAAGGTCAAGACCCTTCTGCAGATCTGCATGGTGTCGTGGTGGCTGCTTCCGTGGGGCGAGATCTCGGTGGTGCACTGGGTATGGCTGGGCGCCACGCTCGTCGCCACGGTGCTGTCGGGGGCCGAGTACTTCGCCCGTCGCCCGCGGCGAGAGGTCGCAGTTGAACGCTGA
- the rimO gene encoding 30S ribosomal protein S12 methylthiotransferase RimO: MSRIGVVTLGCAKNAIDSEGLGGMLAAAGHDVSEQVDGADVVLVNTCGFIDPARRETVEEILDLGDLKRSGDLKALVVTGCLVARSAGELEESLPEVDALVDFAAYPRIAEIVARAAEGSLDRKVYGDPGTRFDPAWWDATLEANPRIRFGRAPWAYLKIAEGCDRGCTFCAIPLMRGKFRSRSFDVIEAEARHLAAQGISELSLVSQDSVMWGRDAADGDLVSLLARLHGIDGLERLRLMYLHPQGVTDELIDTMLGLEKVVSYFDLSLQHVAPAVLRGMGRWGGRARFEKMIDRIRSQDPSAAVRATFILGFPGETEEDADQVESFVEDAGLDWVGTFTYSPEVGTRGFDMTDTVPEAVARHRTERVAVAADRAMERRAGSFVGTTLRVLAERLEVGSHTWSGRSHREAPEVDGEIRFHSDTPLQVGDYIDVSIVATDGADLIGEHVGKQHPA, translated from the coding sequence ATGTCGCGGATCGGGGTTGTCACCCTCGGGTGCGCGAAGAACGCGATCGATTCCGAGGGGCTTGGGGGGATGCTGGCCGCGGCCGGTCACGACGTCTCGGAACAGGTCGACGGCGCGGATGTCGTGCTGGTCAACACGTGCGGTTTCATCGATCCGGCGCGGCGCGAGACCGTCGAGGAGATCCTCGATCTCGGCGACCTCAAGCGCTCGGGTGATCTGAAGGCGCTCGTGGTGACGGGCTGCCTCGTGGCGCGCTCCGCGGGCGAGCTGGAGGAATCACTGCCCGAGGTCGATGCCCTCGTCGATTTCGCCGCTTACCCCCGCATAGCGGAGATCGTCGCGCGCGCCGCCGAAGGGTCGCTCGATCGCAAGGTCTACGGAGACCCCGGCACCCGCTTCGACCCCGCCTGGTGGGATGCCACCCTCGAGGCGAACCCGCGGATCCGGTTCGGCCGGGCTCCGTGGGCTTATCTGAAGATCGCCGAGGGATGTGACCGGGGCTGCACCTTCTGCGCGATCCCGCTGATGCGCGGGAAGTTCCGCTCCCGTTCGTTCGATGTCATCGAGGCGGAGGCGAGGCATCTGGCCGCGCAGGGGATCAGCGAGCTCTCGCTCGTGAGCCAGGACTCGGTCATGTGGGGTCGCGACGCCGCAGACGGCGATCTGGTCTCCCTGCTGGCGCGACTGCACGGGATCGACGGGCTCGAGAGGTTGCGGCTCATGTACCTGCACCCGCAGGGGGTGACCGACGAGTTGATCGACACGATGCTCGGTTTGGAGAAGGTGGTCTCTTACTTCGATCTCTCCTTGCAGCACGTGGCTCCCGCGGTCTTGCGCGGGATGGGCCGGTGGGGGGGCCGGGCCCGCTTCGAAAAGATGATCGACCGGATCAGGTCGCAGGACCCCTCGGCCGCCGTCCGCGCGACTTTCATCCTGGGATTCCCCGGGGAGACCGAGGAGGATGCCGATCAGGTGGAGTCGTTCGTCGAGGACGCCGGGCTCGACTGGGTCGGCACCTTTACTTACTCGCCCGAGGTCGGCACGCGCGGCTTCGACATGACCGACACGGTGCCGGAGGCGGTCGCGAGGCACCGGACGGAACGTGTGGCTGTCGCTGCGGATCGCGCGATGGAGCGGCGCGCCGGATCCTTCGTCGGAACCACGCTCCGTGTTCTCGCGGAACGCCTCGAGGTCGGCTCGCACACATGGAGCGGACGGTCTCACCGCGAGGCACCCGAGGTCGACGGCGAGATCCGCTTCCACTCCGATACACCGCTGCAGGTCGGCGACTACATCGACGTGTCCATCGTCGCGACGGATGGTGCTGACCTCATCGGCGAGCACGTGGGGAAGCAGCACCCGGCGTAA
- a CDS encoding DUF4115 domain-containing protein, with protein MTEPPATIGSYLSSARRIRRVSIDRAAEETRIRREYLMRIESDDLDFLAPAYVRGFLKTYARFLRVAPDPLLEEFDRLYGGRVDTSQIAALERHGTHSPPPRRRLASSWTVAAVIAATCLVMLGVVGLVAGEEPDRSRVGARTGATPSPSVEATPSPTDSGSDSEAVVFDDGIKLRVVAREPCWTLVAADGGPPTTQTIAAGDSMTFTARDELFIRLGYPGAVELVLNGQSIGSPGGAEPVNLTFPDDVESLL; from the coding sequence GTGACCGAACCCCCTGCAACGATCGGGAGCTACCTCAGCTCCGCACGACGGATACGCCGAGTCAGCATCGACAGAGCCGCCGAGGAGACGCGCATCCGGCGCGAGTACCTCATGCGGATCGAGTCTGACGATCTCGACTTCCTTGCACCTGCCTACGTGCGTGGGTTCTTGAAGACCTACGCCCGATTCCTGCGCGTCGCGCCCGACCCGTTGCTGGAGGAGTTCGACCGGCTCTATGGCGGCCGCGTCGACACGTCGCAGATAGCGGCGCTCGAACGTCACGGGACCCACAGCCCCCCACCTCGCCGGCGCCTAGCAAGCAGTTGGACGGTGGCGGCTGTCATCGCGGCGACTTGCTTGGTCATGCTGGGCGTGGTCGGTCTTGTCGCGGGTGAGGAGCCCGATCGTTCGCGCGTCGGCGCGCGAACGGGTGCCACGCCCTCTCCCTCCGTCGAGGCGACGCCGTCACCTACGGATAGCGGTAGCGATAGTGAGGCCGTGGTGTTCGACGACGGGATCAAGCTGCGCGTGGTCGCGCGCGAGCCGTGCTGGACCTTGGTGGCGGCGGATGGCGGACCGCCGACCACGCAGACGATCGCGGCCGGGGACTCGATGACGTTCACCGCCCGGGACGAGCTCTTCATCCGGCTCGGTTATCCGGGCGCCGTCGAACTTGTTCTGAACGGACAGAGCATCGGGTCACCCGGGGGGGCCGAGCCCGTCAACCTGACGTTCCCGGACGACGTCGAGTCGCTGTTGTGA
- a CDS encoding DNA translocase FtsK — protein sequence MRSSASARTARSTRPQARAPQKRPRRRPAKRKQPSRVLGAARWGATRARSAPPEAWGGAVAFGGLIAALGVYAEGAGPLGTAIDYLARLMVGRVVFFVPLLMIVLAALIIMPRLREHAARVFVGMGICTLALAGLVHLAKRNRSISAPLERLQNIGGIFGALIARPVSDVIGVWGASLLMVLLLGVGVMVITRTPVRRVAGWVATAASATWAFVKGLADRIDDHEEDEDEDDPDAEAVFEDDDFADAEEEDPGDGDAEPVATVAPERAQQLAMPVGSSRAYKLPPLELLSRGGAKEISARSIEETIATLEQTLEQFSVDASVTGYTAGPTVTRFEIELGAGVKVNRVLSLSNEIKYALASGELRFLAPIPGKSAIGIEVPNRTRNLVTLGDVLSSKEAKNDKHPLAVALGQDISGETVLANITEMPHVLLAGATNSGKSSCMNSMITSVLMRARPDQVRLILIDPKRVELTHFSGVPHLLTPVVTVPKKAASALNWVVKEMEMRYETLAHSGMRNLEFYNEAVAQGTVVKRTDDDADPEQLPYILVVVDELSDLMMVAPRDVENAICRIAQMARAVGIHLIIATQRPSVDVVTGVIKANIPSRMAFSVASQQDSRVILDQGGADKLIGHGDMLYLHANSSKPRRIQGSWVNEKEVAAVVGHARRQGEPHYLEGVTADEPGSAGATGAGGGGDDELLQEALELVVRSQLGSTSMLQRKLQVGFARAGRLMDLLEQRGVVGPSQGSKPRDVLMTAEELEARPV from the coding sequence ATGCGCTCCTCGGCTTCGGCTCGGACGGCTCGCTCGACCCGGCCCCAGGCGCGGGCGCCGCAGAAGAGGCCGCGTCGACGGCCCGCGAAGCGCAAGCAGCCATCGCGCGTCCTCGGCGCGGCTCGCTGGGGAGCGACGCGAGCGCGGAGCGCACCGCCGGAGGCATGGGGCGGCGCCGTCGCATTCGGCGGCCTGATCGCGGCCCTGGGGGTCTACGCCGAGGGGGCGGGACCCCTGGGCACCGCGATCGACTACCTGGCGCGCTTGATGGTCGGGCGCGTCGTGTTCTTCGTGCCGCTCCTGATGATCGTGTTGGCTGCCCTCATCATCATGCCGCGCCTGCGCGAGCACGCGGCCCGCGTCTTCGTCGGCATGGGGATCTGCACGCTCGCGCTCGCCGGCCTGGTCCATCTTGCCAAGCGCAACCGCAGCATCTCGGCTCCTCTGGAGAGGTTGCAGAACATCGGCGGCATCTTCGGTGCGCTGATAGCACGCCCGGTCTCCGATGTCATCGGAGTGTGGGGGGCGTCGCTGCTGATGGTGCTGCTGCTGGGCGTGGGCGTGATGGTCATCACCAGGACCCCGGTACGAAGGGTGGCTGGATGGGTTGCAACCGCGGCCTCGGCGACGTGGGCATTCGTGAAGGGGCTCGCGGATCGGATAGATGACCACGAGGAAGACGAGGACGAAGATGACCCGGACGCCGAAGCCGTCTTCGAAGATGACGATTTCGCCGACGCCGAGGAAGAGGACCCGGGCGACGGGGACGCGGAGCCCGTCGCGACCGTCGCCCCCGAGCGCGCGCAGCAGCTCGCGATGCCGGTCGGAAGCTCGCGCGCCTACAAGCTGCCTCCTCTCGAGCTCCTGTCACGAGGCGGAGCCAAAGAGATCTCCGCCCGGTCGATAGAGGAGACCATCGCGACGCTCGAGCAGACGCTGGAGCAGTTCTCGGTGGATGCGTCGGTAACCGGTTACACCGCGGGGCCGACGGTGACGCGGTTCGAGATCGAGTTGGGGGCGGGGGTGAAGGTCAACCGCGTCCTGTCGCTGTCGAACGAGATCAAGTACGCGCTGGCATCCGGTGAGCTGCGTTTCCTGGCACCCATCCCGGGCAAGAGCGCGATCGGCATCGAGGTGCCGAACCGGACGCGCAACCTGGTGACGCTGGGCGACGTCCTGTCGTCGAAGGAGGCGAAGAACGACAAGCATCCGCTGGCGGTGGCGCTCGGCCAGGACATCTCCGGCGAGACCGTCTTGGCGAACATCACGGAGATGCCCCACGTGCTGCTCGCGGGCGCGACGAACTCCGGCAAGTCCTCGTGCATGAACTCGATGATCACGTCTGTCCTGATGCGCGCGCGACCTGACCAGGTCCGCCTGATCTTGATCGACCCGAAGCGCGTCGAGCTGACGCACTTCTCCGGCGTTCCGCATCTGCTGACGCCCGTGGTGACCGTGCCCAAGAAGGCTGCCTCGGCTCTCAACTGGGTTGTCAAGGAGATGGAGATGCGTTACGAGACGCTCGCGCATTCCGGGATGCGCAACCTGGAGTTCTACAACGAGGCCGTCGCGCAGGGGACGGTCGTGAAACGGACCGATGACGACGCCGATCCGGAACAGCTCCCTTACATCTTGGTCGTCGTCGATGAGCTATCGGATCTCATGATGGTGGCGCCGCGAGACGTCGAGAACGCGATCTGCCGGATCGCGCAGATGGCCCGCGCGGTCGGCATCCATCTGATCATCGCGACCCAGCGACCCTCCGTGGACGTCGTCACGGGTGTGATCAAGGCCAACATCCCCTCGCGCATGGCTTTCTCCGTGGCCTCACAACAGGACTCCCGGGTGATCCTGGACCAGGGAGGGGCCGACAAGCTGATAGGACACGGTGACATGCTCTACCTGCACGCGAACTCGTCTAAGCCGCGACGCATCCAGGGCTCTTGGGTGAACGAGAAGGAGGTCGCGGCCGTCGTCGGTCATGCGCGGCGTCAGGGAGAGCCGCACTACCTCGAAGGAGTCACGGCCGACGAGCCTGGAAGCGCGGGCGCGACCGGTGCGGGTGGCGGAGGTGACGACGAGTTGCTCCAAGAAGCGCTCGAGCTGGTGGTTCGGTCGCAGCTCGGATCGACCTCGATGTTGCAGCGCAAACTCCAGGTCGGCTTCGCGCGCGCGGGGCGGCTGATGGACCTGCTGGAGCAACGGGGCGTCGTGGGGCCGTCGCAGGGATCGAAGCCGCGCGACGTTCTCATGACTGCCGAGGAGCTGGAGGCGCGCCCGGTCTGA
- a CDS encoding sulfatase-like hydrolase/transferase codes for MRSVYATRGSRRRSLLIGLAAVVLVGLALSQSFVRGYLQSVAGPAKRTADPTPVVLIIFDELPLVSMLDEERAIDDQMFPGFARLASRTTWFRNATTLAPLTSDAVPSILTGLDPDRLSLLLGGPVPQSIFTLLGDSHDILASRAFPTLCHVEVCTPTPRVESSLPPPLDVFGAAPRGDSLVYFLDEMERVDGPCLCVLHLVMPHSPWRYLPTGQLYPGTRPLPGHIETPGPGRKWRDDEWLVRLSHHRHMLQAVFADRILATVVDSLERHGLFQEAVVAVLADHGIAFTPEFPKRAATPLTAGDVAHVPLFVKMPHQQDPDVVDDPVELIDVVPTITRALRVSGELDLDGIDLFDPVGGRNRRMGPVELDPGGADLERALERKLEKFSSVKRWQDLFSLAPSGTEGFLGQIVEEVVVDSDTTASVVDLADLEKASARDRLLPALVKGQLSGGGAAATELLALAVDGRVAAVTRSYVGDDGERRFYAMVPPWVLRRPPHTVDVLRIEPDGALTRLSLTPG; via the coding sequence ATGCGATCCGTGTATGCCACCCGCGGGAGCCGACGTAGGAGCCTCTTGATCGGGCTCGCCGCCGTAGTGCTCGTCGGTCTCGCTCTGTCTCAATCCTTCGTCCGGGGCTACCTGCAGAGCGTGGCCGGCCCGGCGAAACGGACCGCAGATCCCACGCCGGTGGTGCTCATCATCTTCGACGAGCTTCCGCTCGTGTCGATGCTGGACGAAGAGCGGGCGATCGACGACCAGATGTTTCCGGGCTTCGCACGGCTCGCCTCGAGGACGACCTGGTTCCGGAACGCGACGACGCTCGCGCCGCTAACCAGCGACGCGGTGCCGTCGATCCTGACCGGCCTCGACCCCGATCGTCTTTCTTTGCTGCTGGGCGGCCCCGTTCCCCAGAGCATCTTCACGCTGCTGGGGGACTCCCACGACATCCTGGCGTCCCGGGCGTTCCCGACCCTTTGCCACGTCGAGGTGTGCACGCCGACGCCACGGGTGGAGTCGTCGCTTCCCCCGCCGCTGGACGTCTTCGGGGCCGCCCCCAGAGGCGACTCGCTCGTCTACTTCCTGGACGAGATGGAGCGTGTAGACGGGCCGTGCCTGTGCGTTCTCCATCTCGTGATGCCGCACAGCCCGTGGAGGTATCTGCCTACAGGTCAGCTGTACCCTGGCACGCGGCCTCTCCCGGGGCACATCGAAACCCCGGGACCCGGCCGGAAGTGGCGCGACGACGAATGGCTCGTGCGGCTCTCGCATCACCGGCACATGCTGCAGGCGGTGTTCGCGGACCGGATCCTCGCGACCGTGGTCGACAGCCTCGAGCGGCACGGTCTGTTTCAAGAAGCCGTCGTTGCTGTGCTGGCAGACCACGGCATCGCCTTCACGCCGGAGTTTCCGAAGCGCGCCGCCACCCCGCTCACCGCGGGAGACGTCGCGCACGTCCCGCTGTTCGTGAAGATGCCGCATCAGCAGGACCCGGACGTCGTGGACGATCCGGTCGAGCTGATCGACGTCGTTCCGACGATCACCCGGGCGTTGCGCGTCAGCGGAGAGCTCGATCTCGACGGGATCGACCTCTTCGACCCGGTCGGGGGGCGCAACCGTCGCATGGGACCGGTCGAGCTGGATCCGGGAGGTGCCGATCTGGAGCGCGCTCTGGAGCGCAAGCTAGAGAAGTTCTCGTCGGTGAAGCGGTGGCAGGACCTCTTCTCGCTGGCTCCCTCGGGAACAGAGGGATTCTTGGGGCAGATCGTCGAGGAGGTCGTCGTCGATTCGGACACCACGGCGTCCGTCGTGGACCTTGCCGATCTCGAGAAAGCGTCGGCGCGCGACCGCCTCCTCCCCGCGCTGGTCAAGGGACAGCTCTCCGGTGGAGGTGCGGCCGCGACCGAGCTGCTCGCGTTGGCGGTGGACGGTCGCGTTGCTGCGGTGACGCGGTCCTACGTCGGTGACGACGGGGAGCGGCGCTTCTACGCGATGGTCCCACCTTGGGTGCTGCGGCGCCCGCCTCACACTGTGGACGTCTTGCGCATAGAGCCGGATGGGGCGCTGACCAGGCTGTCGCTAACGCCGGGCTGA